A stretch of the Salmo salar chromosome ssa20, Ssal_v3.1, whole genome shotgun sequence genome encodes the following:
- the LOC106580465 gene encoding palmitoyltransferase ZDHHC8B, whose protein sequence is MPNSVGKRFKPTKYIPVSTAATFLVGSTTLFFVFTCPWLTNTISPAVPFYNGVVFLFVLANFSMATFMDPGVFPKADEDEDKDDDFRAPLYKNVEIKGIQVRMKWCATCHFYRPPRCSHCSVCDNCVEDFDHHCPWVNNCIGRRNYRYFFLFLLSLSIHMVGVFSFGLLFVLHHMEQLGTLHTTVTLVVMCIAGLFFIPVMGLTGFHMVLVARGRTTNEQVTGKFRGGVNPFTRGCCGNIKYVLCAPLAPRYNGVDPRKKPPVSIQPPFIRPDLSDRQISIKVSNNGIHTSILQSKSKISLDGLAVDDKGLDTQPPLPPKADRYNQLKSQLTSGEDSSLSGKTHPSTPAMYKYRPSFGTIPKVHYHAAGEKIVMPDDHRKASAILEEGRCHVDYRSEPNLDLPDYRNAPLHRSFQSSPLQLDSYPINSSSLSLKQAHQRRDKGQLPVLQPETVTSTPYKSVFSPLSNRNSSLSYDSLLNPSISPATAAECMAHPGMPSMGSHSPYLPTKMCHVRRPEPQIQRQQVPPSFSPVLGSRGMGMSRGRQSPQDRDLSPVLGSRGMGMSKGRQSPQDRDLSPALGSRGMGMSKGRQSPQDRDLSPALGSRGMGMSRGRQSPQDRDLSPVRYDNLSKTIMASIQERKEMEEREKLQLLHHGGCSQAQSYAQAQDSGMFDSSGGYGLPPSACYPDSPRDPSSRGPTPPAYGGSRDNVMGVVSYGPRTPVLRSSGGSSLASAPRTSSSSLHTDSSMQGGRVPEPPCRSPPHHSPAMPQSPSYTHKKLSFIHALERTDSSRLGGPREAMMQSKVNGQTDCHLGPNRSSAQGTTLSPSRHSNVKKVTGVGGTTYEISV, encoded by the exons CGGATGAGGATGAGGACAAGGACGATGATTTCCGGGCACCTCTCTACAAGAATGTAGAGATCAAAGGAATTCAGGTCCGGATGAAATGGTGTGCTACCTGTCACTTCTACAGACCGCCCCGCTGCTCTCACTGCAGTGTGTGTGACAACTGTGTGGAG gactttgaccACCACTGCCCCTGGGTGAACAACTGTATCGGACGCAGGAACTACCGTTACTTCTTTCTGTTCCTGCTGTCGCTAAGCATCCACATGGTGGGCGTGTTCTCCTTCGGCCTGCTGTTCGTGCTGCACCACATGGAGCAGCTGGGCACGCTGCACACCACCGTCAC TCTAGTGGTGATGTGTATAGCAGGGCTCTTCTTCATTCCAGTCATGGGCCTGACAGGCTTCCATATGGTCCTTGTCGCCAGAGGTCGCACCACTAACGAACAG GTGACGGGCAAGTTCCGTGGAGGAGTAAATCCCTTCACGCGTGGTTGCTGTGGCAACATCAAGTATGTCCTGTGTGCTCCCCTGGCGCCCAG GTACAATGGTGTAGACCCCAGGAAGAAGCCCCCTGTCTCTATCCAGCCCcccttcatcagaccagacctctctgacagacagatcaGCATCAAGGTCAGCAACAACGGGATCCACACCAGTATCCTCCAGTCTAAA TCCAAGATCAGTCTGGATGGCCTGGCCGTGGATGACAAAGGCCTAGacacccagcctcctctacctcccAAAGCAGACCGTTACAACCAGCTGAAGAGCCAGCTGACGTCCGGCGAAG ATAGTTCCCTGTCCGGCAagacccatccctccaccccgGCCATGTACAAGTACCGGCCCTCGTTCGGCACCATCCCTAAAGTCCATTACCATGCGGCAGGAGAGAAG ATTGTAATGCCAGATGACCACCGTAAGGCGTCAGCCATCTTGGAGGAGGGCCGTTGCCATGTCGACTACCGCTCAGAGCCCAACCTGGACCTGCCTGACTATCGCAACGCCCCTCTCCACCGCTCCTTCCAGTCCTCCCCACTGCAACTGGACTCCTACCCCATCAACTCCAGCTCCCTCAGCCTGAAGCAGGCCCACCAGCGCAGGGACAAGGGCCAGCTGCCTGTCCTCCAGCCTGAGACAGTCACCTCCACCCCCTACAAGAGCGTCTTCTCCCCACTGTCCAACCGCAACAGCAGCCTCTCCTACGACAGCCTGCTCAACCCCAGCATTTCCCCAGCCACCGCAGCCGAGTGCATGGCCCACCCCGGCATGCCCTCTATGGGCTCGCACTCACCCTACCTGCCAACCAAAATGTGCCACGTGCGGCGGCCTGAACCTCAGATCCAGAGGCAGCAGGTCCCCCCCAGCTTCAGCCCGGTGTTGGGCTCCAGGGGGATGGGGATGAGCAGGGGCAGGCAGTCCCCCCAGGACCGGGATCTGTCCCCAGTGTTGGGCTCCAGGGGTATGGGGATGAGCAAGGGCAGGCAGTCCCCCCAGGACCGGGATCTGTCTCCGGCGTTGGGCTCCAGGGGGATGGGGATGAGCAAGGGCAGGCAGTCCCCCCAGGACCGGGATCTGTCCCCGGCGTTGGGCTCCAGGGGGATGGGGATGAGCAGGGGCAGGCAGTCCCCCCAGGACCGGGACCTGTCCCCGGTGCGCTACGACAACCTTTCCAAAACCATCATGGCCTCCATCCAGGAGCgtaaggagatggaggagagggagaagctgCAGCTGCTGCACCATGGGGGGTGCTCCCAGGCTCAGTCCTATGCCCAGGCTCAGGACTCAGGCATGTTCGACAGCTCTGGAGGGTACGGCCTGCCTCCCAGCGCCTGCTACCCGGATAGTCCCCGGGACCCTAGCTCCAGAGGCCCCACGCCTCCAGCCTACGGAGGCTCTAGGGACAACGTGATGGGGGTGGTGAGCTACGGGCCTCGGACCCCCGTGCTGCGCTCCTCTGGTGGCTCCTCTCTGGCAAGTGCCCCCAGGACTTCCTCCAGCTCCCTGCACACTGACAGCAGCATGCAGGGAGGCAGGGTCCCTGAGCCCCCCTGCCGCTCCCCGCCCCACCACTCCCCTGCCATGCCCCAATCCCCCTCCTACACCCACAAGAAACTCTCCTTCATCCACGCCCTGGAGAGAACAGACTCATCCCGCCTGGGTGGCCCAAG AGAGGCCATGATGCAAAGTAAAGTGAATGGGCAAACAGACTGCCATCTAGGGCCCAACCGCTCCAGTGCCCAGGGCACCACTCTCAGCCCTAGCCGCCACAGTAATGTCAAAAAGGTGACTGGGGTGGGTGGCACAACCTATGAGATATCTGTGTGA
- the LOC106580467 gene encoding ran-specific GTPase-activating protein, producing the protein MADPKETPEEQETSTENAEESNHDPHYEPIVSLPEQDVKTLEEDEEELFKMRAKLYRFASENDPPEWKERGTGDVKLLKHKEKGTIRLLMRRDRTLKICANHNIFPVMELKPNAGSDRAWVWNTLADFADEHPKPELLAIRFLNAENAQKFKVKFDECKEEVRKSQDGSGENTDSANKVAEKLEELSVKDKTKTEEKREEGKEKAAAEEKK; encoded by the exons ATGGCAGATCCGAAG gaAACACCAGAAGAGCAGGAGACTTCAACAGAAAATGCAGAAGAATCAAACCACGATCCCCATTATGAGCCCATCGTGTCTCTTCCAGAGCAGGATGTGAAGACgctagaggaggacgaggaggaactGTTCAAAAT gcGGGCGAAGCTCTACCGCTTTGCCTCTGAGAATGACCCACCAGAGTGGAAGGAGCGCGGCACAGGCGACGTCAAGCTCCTGAAACACAAAGAGAAGGGCACCATCCGCCTATTGATGAGGCGAGACCGGACCTTAAAGATCTGTGCCAATCACAACA TTTTCCCTGTGATGGAGCTGAAGCCCAACGCCGGCAGCGACAGGGCCTGGGTATGGAACACACTCGCCGACTTCGCTGATGAGCATCCCAAACCTGAACTCCTGGCAATCCGTTTCCTCAATGCAGAAA ATGCTCAGAAATTTAAGGTGAAGTTCGATGAATGCAAGGAGGAAGTCCGAAAATCTCAAGATGGATCAG gagaaaacactgacagtgcAAACAAAGTGGCAGAGAAACTGGAGGAACTATCTGTAAAAGACAAGACCAagacagaggaaaagagggaggagggaaaggagaaaGCGGCAGCAGAAGAGAAGAAATGA